A region of Cuculus canorus isolate bCucCan1 unplaced genomic scaffold, bCucCan1.pri scaffold_78_arrow_ctg1, whole genome shotgun sequence DNA encodes the following proteins:
- the LOC128850793 gene encoding ubiquitin carboxyl-terminal hydrolase 36-like, with the protein MPPPVNPRSALYPSRKAERGDTGRVRCRRAPVRSGDTCAERRRRGSVSVAGQDGTAGTAPRRQGRGGAGREALGDRGGDRMGRPGGAGEGERSGPLPWPRDAARRSGTLWRPPRPLDRPLRSPQPPGSAIAIEEQRKDGKDGRKLHQEVATPFQAPLQQKKTEMEPTKHSASEQLNRLQGSEHVPGMQSDGIPAPKKVLFPVERLSLKWQRTHPIGAGLQNLGNTCFLNSTVQCLTYTPPLANYLLSREHSRTCQRGEFCMLCTMEKHVLQVFSSSGSAIQPTAFVRNIKKIATHIRLGRQEDAHEFLSFTINAMQRACLDGCTQLDQQSQTTTLVHQIFGGFLRSRVMCRVCNWPSDTYEPFLDLAVEIEEAESIEQALKLFVRPEMLCEENAYMCNKCQTKVQAIKRFSIHRASSVLIVSLKRFSIFSGDKIKKDVTYPEVLDIRPYLSEAKGDPMNYELYAVLVHSGYSCHSGHYYCYVKASDGQWYQMNDATVGLTTIKVVLNQQAYVLFYLR; encoded by the exons ATGCCGCCCCCTGTGAACCCTCGTTCCGCCCTCTATCCCTCCCGGAAGGCGGAGCGCGGGGACACGGGGCGGGTCCGGTGCCGCCGGGCTCCTGTGCGGAGCGGCGACACGTGCGCGGAGCGGCGGCGACGCGGATCGGTGAGCGTAGCGGGGCAGGACGGGACGGCCGGGACGGCGCCGCGGCGgcaggggcgggggggggcggggcgggaggcgCTCGGGGACCGCGGAGGGGACCGGATGGGGCGTCCGGGGGGCGCGGGGGAAGGCGAGAGGTCGGGTCCGTTGCCGTGGCCACGGGATGCAGCGCGCCGGAGCGGAACGCTCTGGCGCCCACCCCGCCCGCTCGACCGACCCCTCCGTTCCCCGCAGCCGCCGGGCAGCGCCATCGCCATCGAGGAGCAGCGGAAGGACGGCAAGGATGGGCgaaagctgcaccaggaggTGGCCACGCCGTTCCAGGCGCCGCTGCAGCAGAAGAAGACGGAGATGGAACCGACGAAGCACAGCGCCTCCGAGCAGCTGAACCGTCTGCAGG gCAGCGAACATGTCCCAGGGATGCAAAGCGACGGGATCCCCGCGCCAAAGAAGGTGCTTTTCCCCGTGGAGCGCCTCTCCCTGAAGTGGCAGCGGACCCACCCGATCGGCGCCGGGCTGCAAAACTTGGGGAACACGTGCTTCCTCAACTCCACCGTGCAGTGCCTCACCTACACGCCTCCGCTCGCCAACTACCTGCTGTCCAGGGAGCACAGCCGGACCT gCCAGCGAGGGGAGTTTTGCATGCTGTGCACTATGGAGAAGCACGTACTGCAGGTTTTCAGTAGCAGCGGCAGCGCAATACAGCCCACGGCCTTCGTCAGAAACATCAAGA AGATTGCCACGCACATCCGCTTAGGCCGCCAGGAGGATGCACACGAGTTCCTCAGTTTCACCATCAATGCCATGCAGAGAGCCTGCCTGGATGGCTGCACCCA GTTGGATCAGCAGAGCCAGACCACAACGCTGGTTCACCAGATCTTTGGTGGCTTCCTGCGGTCACGTG TGATGTGCAGAGTGTGCAATTGGCCCTCGGACACGTATGAACCCTTCCTGGACCTGGCGGTGGAGATCGAG GAAGCTGAAAGCATCGAGCAGGCACTGAAGTTGTTTGTGAGGCCAGAGATGCTGTGTGAGGAGAACGCCTACATGTGTAACAA GTGCCAGACCAAAGTGCAAGCCATCAAACGCTTCAGCATCCACCGAGCCTCCAGTGTTCTCATAGTCTCGCTGAAGCGCTTTTCCATCTTCAGCGGAGACAAAATCAAGAAG GACGTGACATACCCTGAGGTCTTGGACATCCGACCTTACTTGTCAGAGGCCAAAGGGGACCCTATGAATTATGAGCTCTACGCCGTGCTGGTGCACTCTGGGTACTCCTGCCACTCAGGGCACTACTACTGCTATGTGAAG gcCAGCGATGGGCAGTGGTACCAAATGAATGATGCCACTGTCGGCCTCACCACCATCAAGGTGGTCCTGAACCAGCAGGCCTATGTGCTTTTCTACCTGAGGTGA